The following nucleotide sequence is from Pseudomonadota bacterium.
GCCTCTCGCGCGTCTTCCTCTTCCCTGCCCTTGCCGTCGTCTTCTTTTTCGCTCATCGCCGTCTCTCCGATAAGGCCGGAATCCTGTGCAGGCCAGGAGGGATTCGAACCCCCAACCTACGGATTTGGAATCCGCCGCTCTACCGTTCGAGCTACTGGCCTATTGGGAGGCCTACTTGGTCTCCCTGTGCTCCGTGTGCTTGCGGCAACGCGGACAATACTTGTTGAACGCCAGCTTGCCGGGCGTCGTGCGCTTGTTCTTCGTCGTCGTGTAGTTGCGCTCCGAACAAACGCGACACTCGAGCGTGATCATCGTTCTGTTGCCACCTGCCACGGCAGCCTCCTATTCGATAATCGACGAGACGACGCCGGAACCCACCGTCCGGCCGCCCTCGCGAATCGCGAAACGCATTCCGTCTTCCATGGCCACCGGGTCGATCAGCGCCACCGCCATCCGGATGTTGTCC
It contains:
- the rpmG gene encoding 50S ribosomal protein L33, which translates into the protein MITLECRVCSERNYTTTKNKRTTPGKLAFNKYCPRCRKHTEHRETK
- a CDS encoding elongation factor Tu, whose protein sequence is DNIRMAVALIDPVAMEDGMRFAIREGGRTVGSGVVSSIIE